A stretch of the Bombyx mori chromosome 12, ASM3026992v2 genome encodes the following:
- the LOC119629228 gene encoding gremlin-2, with product MSPLVSRYNMENFSKSHIWLTAAALLTAFGICAGAGVGGRKPFTPTDSILDIIDTKQVERFLEQRRRAEQATAPSTTYVQRNELGDGSSESGSIVSVPDQEDATEIPPGIEFRKILKSSKNALIVTKKEYLKEDWCKTEPLVQKIREPGCIPTTVINKFCYGQCNSFYIPKGPRRRDNSDRPQPAFKSCSFCRPKNFTWITVTLRCPGQNPPFRRKRLQKIKQCKCISVGVN from the exons ATGTCGCCCCTCGTCTCGCGATACAAT ATGGAGAACTTTTCAAAGTCGCACATTTGGCTGACCGCAGCGGCGCTTTTGACGGCCTTCGGAATCTGTGCAGGCGCTGGCGTCGGTGGCAGGAAACCGTTTACGCCGACCGATTCTATACTCGACATCATCGACACCAAGCAAGTGGAAAGGTTTCTCGAGCAACGAAGACGAGCCGAGCAGGCCACTGCTCCCTCTACTACGTACGTGCAAAGAAACGAACTTGGCGACGGAAGTTCGGAGAGCGGTTCGATTGTTTCCGTACCCGACCAGGAGGACGCCACCGAAATACCTCCGGGAATCGAATTtcggaaaattttaaaatcgtcAAAAAATGCGCTCATCGTTACGAAAAAGGAGTACCTCAAGGAAGATTGGTGCAAAACGGAACCTCTGGTGCAAAAGATCAGAGAGCCGGGATGCATTCCGACTACTGTCATCAACAAGTTCTGTTACGGGCAGTGTAATTCATTCTATATACCAAAAGGCCCGAGGCGCCGCGACAACAGCGATCGCCCTCAACCGGCTTTCAAATCCTGCTCATTCTGCAGGCCGAAGAACTTCACATGGATCACGGTGACGCTTCGGTGTCCCGGACAGAATCCACCGTTCAGACGGAAGCGtttacagaaaataaaacagtgCAAGTGTATTTCTGTGGGTGTCAATTGA